From the genome of Phalacrocorax carbo chromosome 5, bPhaCar2.1, whole genome shotgun sequence:
GGTCCCCTCCAATCCCTgctgtgcccccccccaccctgggtacagccacagccaggacagcatGGGGACTGGGGTAATGGGGTGACCCTGGTGTGGGGCCAGGCATGCCCTTGGCACGTGTTTACGAGCATGTGCGTGTTGAATGCGCCTGGTACCGAGGGCAGGCACTGCCatcaccccccctccccatgcaaCCTTTGCAGTGCTCTAAGGGCCAAGGCACAACAAAGCTGGTTTGAATTGGTGTGGGCAAATCCAaggtgctaaaaaaaaaacaaaaaaagacaaatctgTAACTagctttttattattgtatGGAAATCATTACCATAAAAGCTGTGCGAGTCACACGGTCTCTATTTCTTACAGTCTACTGTATTTTGTGTAATTAATGCAATTTAAAGCCTGTGgatctttatattttttttgtcagttgtGTCCTATAAACCATTTTCTAAAGGCACTGAATAAAGAAATGTTATCCTCTTGTAGCCTGGCTCTGCACGATGAGAGGGAGCCAGTGTCTGGGAGACCCCCTGAGCCCATCCATATCCCTGTGTGGTACCCGGTGGTGGCAGCCGTGGGTATCCTGCCCCTCTTCTGGTTGTGGTTGTGGCTGGggaggcacagccctgcccccaCGGAGCAGAAAATCGATCCCAGGGGGTATATCCTCAGTGGGATGGACCACCAGCAGGACAGGAGACAGCACACAGTGACAGTGACGCTTGCTTATGGAGCTGAGACCTGGCCGCGGTGGTCGCAGTGCCAGCACTCAGGCTTGCACAGCCCCTGCCTCTGGGCTCTTCTGTGCCGGCACCTCAGCAGGCAGGTGGCATGGTTCCTTGGCCAAGGCCAGCTCCGCCGGCTGCTTGCGGCGGCTGTGCTGGATGCCCACGCCAATGGCTGCCAGCAGGTACACCACCGCCAGCACTGTGAAGTAGCCAAAATACACATAAAACTGCAAGAGAGGTGGGGAGAGAGTGATGCTTGTGGCCCGCCCCCTCCCTTCATCCCACACCATTGGGGGGCCACCTCCATCCTAGATGCCTCCTGTCCCTACCTGGGGATGCACGGACAAGCCCAAGCCCCTCTTGTCAGCCACAATGATGGTGATGATGGTCTTCAGCATGGTGGCAAAGAAGGTATTGACCCCGAAGACAAGCGCGCAGAGCTCTTTGGAGAGGGAGGTAGCGATCTGGAAACTGGGACAGAGCGGGGAACCGGTGAGCCCCTggtgccagcccagctgccaggctgggagcaggtcCCCAGGGGTACCACGTACATGGCAATGGGCACTAGGAACTGGTAGGAGCCACGGAAGAGGACGTAGGCAGCGTAGCACAGCCAGATGTTGCTGGTGGTGTTCATGAGCAGGAGCAGTCCTGCTTGGAAAGCTGTCACCACCCCGATCACCAGCTCCGACCAGAGCGTCCAGCGGATCTTCACATAGCCAGCAGCGAAGGAAGCGCCAGCCCCTAGGGAAGGGATGAAAAATGCTGTGAACACCTCGCCAGCATGGGACATACCTTGCATCCCCCAGCCTAATGCTCATCTCATCATCGCTGCCAAACTGTTCTCTGTACTCCCAAAAAACGTAAGGATTGCCATTCCGATGGGATGGGGGTTCCCCCCACATCACTGGTGTCCCCTGCCATTCCCCTCACATCCCCGGTGTCCCCAACACAGGCAAGCATACCCAGCAGTGTGGAGGCAGCGTCCACCCCTCCGTTGTATACCCGGCCGTTGTCCGTGGCAGGGTAGATCTCATTCCAGAGGATCTGCACGTAGTACAGCATCAGGTAGTAACCGGCTGAGTTGAACACCCACCACAAGGACCAGAGCCGGAGCTGGGGTTGCCTGGCCAACACTACCACCTCCCGCAGCATACGGCACAGCACCGCATCCTGccagccctgtgtcccctcACTGCTGTCCCCCCCGGCCATCTTGTCCAGCTCGGCAGGTGCAGCCCCGTTGCCAGGCCCCTCAGGCCGGTTGAAGAAGAGGCTGCGCCGGGGCCGCTCGAGAAAGAAAGTGAGGACAAGGCCAAAGCTGACAAAGCCCAACGATACATAGTTGAGGGTGAGGAAGGAGACATTGCCCAAGGTGACACAGAGCTGGCCTAGTACCGAGCTGGTGAAGACACCCAGGAGGACAGCAGAGCGGGAGTAGCTAGCCATACGCTGGTAGCGGGACGGGGCAACGAGGGAGAAGATGTAAGAGGAGTAGGCGATCCGGGCAGCCATGGTGACGCCGTAGAAGAACTCCATCAGC
Proteins encoded in this window:
- the SLC19A1 gene encoding reduced folate transporter isoform X1; translated protein: MPPEMGLPAFAQFDAWLLFFLQEHLLGRRASGVMPKKDDDAKKPASETVLDQHWKLQVFYLCFYGFMTQIRPGESFITPYLLGADKNFTQAEVTNVIMPVLSYSYMAVLVPIFLLTDYLRYKPVLVLQSLSHVSIWLLLVLGTSVLAMQLMEFFYGVTMAARIAYSSYIFSLVAPSRYQRMASYSRSAVLLGVFTSSVLGQLCVTLGNVSFLTLNYVSLGFVSFGLVLTFFLERPRRSLFFNRPEGPGNGAAPAELDKMAGGDSSEGTQGWQDAVLCRMLREVVVLARQPQLRLWSLWWVFNSAGYYLMLYYVQILWNEIYPATDNGRVYNGGVDAASTLLGAGASFAAGYVKIRWTLWSELVIGVVTAFQAGLLLLMNTTSNIWLCYAAYVLFRGSYQFLVPIAIFQIATSLSKELCALVFGVNTFFATMLKTIITIIVADKRGLGLSVHPQCWRWCTCWQPLAWASSTAAASSRRSWPWPRNHATCLLRCRHRRAQRQGLCKPECWHCDHRGQVSAP
- the SLC19A1 gene encoding reduced folate transporter isoform X3, which encodes MPKKDDDAKKPASETVLDQHWKLQVFYLCFYGFMTQIRPGESFITPYLLGADKNFTQAEVTNVIMPVLSYSYMAVLVPIFLLTDYLRYKPVLVLQSLSHVSIWLLLVLGTSVLAMQLMEFFYGVTMAARIAYSSYIFSLVAPSRYQRMASYSRSAVLLGVFTSSVLGQLCVTLGNVSFLTLNYVSLGFVSFGLVLTFFLERPRRSLFFNRPEGPGNGAAPAELDKMAGGDSSEGTQGWQDAVLCRMLREVVVLARQPQLRLWSLWWVFNSAGYYLMLYYVQILWNEIYPATDNGRVYNGGVDAASTLLGAGASFAAGYVKIRWTLWSELVIGVVTAFQAGLLLLMNTTSNIWLCYAAYVLFRGSYQFLVPIAIFQIATSLSKELCALVFGVNTFFATMLKTIITIIVADKRGLGLSVHPQCWRWCTCWQPLAWASSTAAASSRRSWPWPRNHATCLLRCRHRRAQRQGLCKPECWHCDHRGQVSAP
- the SLC19A1 gene encoding reduced folate transporter isoform X2; its protein translation is MPPEMGLPAFAQFDAWLLFFLQEHLLGRRASGVMPKKDDDAKKPASETVLDQHWKLQVFYLCFYGFMTQIRPGESFITPYLLGADKNFTQAEVTNVIMPVLSYSYMAVLVPIFLLTDYLRYKPVLVLQSLSHVSIWLLLVLGTSVLAMQLMEFFYGVTMAARIAYSSYIFSLVAPSRYQRMASYSRSAVLLGVFTSSVLGQLCVTLGNVSFLTLNYVSLGFVSFGLVLTFFLERPRRSLFFNRPEGPGNGAAPAELDKMAGGDSSEGTQGWQDAVLCRMLREVVVLARQPQLRLWSLWWVFNSAGYYLMLYYVQILWNEIYPATDNGRVYNGGVDAASTLLGAGASFAAGYVKIRWTLWSELVIGVVTAFQAGLLLLMNTTSNIWLCYAAYVLFRGSYQFLVPIAIFQIATSLSKELCALVFGVNTFFATMLKTIITIIVADKRGLGLSVHPQFYVYFGYFTVLAVVYLLAAIGVGIQHSRRKQPAELALAKEPCHLPAEVPAQKSPEAGAVQA